Genomic DNA from Tachyglossus aculeatus isolate mTacAcu1 chromosome 10, mTacAcu1.pri, whole genome shotgun sequence:
gtatttactcaacacctactccgtgcagagcactgcactaaggcctcgggagagtacaatagacgaGATAGACATGATACcagccctaaaggagtttacagtctcctgtgggaagaacactgtagtaggcatttaggagagtacagcagaaagaGTAGATACGATCCCTTCCCTTATGGTCTGCAGCTTCCAGTCTTCCATTCTTCAGTGCAATCACATCAGACGTTGTCCTGGGAAATGGGCTCACGttccaagggggaaggagaatgggtattttgcccccagtttacaggtgagggaactgagtaaagggtagtgaaatgacttgctgaaagttattcagcagggaagtggcaaagttagcagagttgggattaaaacccaagtctcctgacccctagccccatgctctttccactaggccacactgtttctctacttgaTTAATCTTAATGCACAAACGGtactcttcccctctaggctgtaagttcatttggggcagggaacatgtctctgcatccagtaaatacgatggattgattgggaccAATCCTGTTAGAGGACCTCAGAGCCATCACCTCTGAAGCAACATGACTTGTAACTCTACCGTAACTCTATTCCACCCcatccagctctctgcacacaggagatgctTAGTAAGCTGCACTGATGGGTGACAACGGAATATCTGCGAGAACCGGATGGGCCCCCTCCATCGTCAAACACACCGTTCCGACGTCCCAGCCTCAAGTCAGTAGACTCTTCGGAAAGGTGTCGTCTCCTGCAGGTCTTCGGGTGAGGGAAGcgtgtttttttgtttctttaaatggcatttgttaggcactaactaTATTTTtggcactctaagcactggggtagatttgagctaaacaagctggacacagtccatgtcccacatggagctcacagtcttacttaatctcccattttacagatgaggtaactagatcagagagttttcttttcttttgggttttgtttttcaataaatggtctttgttaagcactcactgtgtgccaggcactatactaagcgatgggtagatacaagctaatcgggttggacacaggttcccgtcccacatggggctcactctctcaatccccattttacagatgaggtcatttaggcacagggaagttaagtgacttgcccaaagtcacagagctgacaagcggcggagccgggattagaacccatgacctctgactcccatgacctcagtcctttccactgagtcatgctgcttctctatggcttcTCCAGTGGCAGTATCTCCTGCCACTAATAGTGATAtactctcccacgctcttaggacagtgctctgaagaccataagtgctcaataaccactCATGATTATTATCCCAGACAGAACCCACTGGAGCAGTGTCCTGGACTGGAGTGAGGGTCGACAGGGTCCCTGCCTTCAACTACctggtaatctccccagggcttagaacagtgttttgcacatagtaagcacttaataaatgccattattattattattattattattacttctggtcATAGGAGAGCTGACCATAACGAGCcaatctctccccatccccctagttTGGGTTTCAGGCCTATATCAAGCAGACAACAAAAAGATGCCTATATGCCCAGAGTATGTGCTGAAAAGGCCCAGGCCCCAGCACTAAACAGTTGATTTTTCCCTAAGGAAAAGGTGTTAACCTTCAACTTACTTCTGAGATCTAACAGTCTCCAAGTGATGAACAGGAATTTTTAGCGACTccaattttacagacaaggaaaccgaGGAGAGTTGTTTTACTTATACCCATATAACAAACGTGAAaaagagttaagcgcttactatgtgccaagcacggcaaGAAGCAAGCcccggagtaaatacaagataatcaggtcggaaacagacCCCGTCCttcttggagctcacagtgtaagtaggaaggagaacaggtattgaatccccattttactgatgaggaaactgaggcacaaaatcaatcaatcgtatttgtgtgcagggagagtacaacaatttaacagacacattctctgtccaaaatgagcttagagaagttaagggacttgcccaaggtgccacagcaggcaagtgttcaAGGAGTGACGTGGCCTAATAGAGagggcacaggcccaggagtcagaggacccgggttctaatcctgggctctgccatgtgtcagctgtgtgacttcgggcacatcacttctctttgcctcagttacctcacttgaaaatggggattaatgctgtgagccccatgcgggacatggattgcgtccacACTGATTAGCCTGCCTCTCCCACGGTGCTTAgttgtaagcacttacaaaataccaaaACAGAGAGTTAGAATGAAAACTTTAGGGTTTCATTCTGCCAACAGAACCTACTATATAAACTCTCCAAACCTTCTTCCTTCAAGTCATGCCTTCATTCACAAACCTTGCTGGGGTCTGAAAGTTCTAAGTCCCAAGCCACGGAGAGATCCTCTTGCAAAAACCACACAGAAAGAACTTTATCCCAGGAGCGATAGTTCACATGGTTTCACCTGAAAAACAAGTTATAGCCCTTTGCTAGTCTAGACAGAAGACTGATTATCTGGCCTGGGATTTCTCGGTACACCCAGAGATCGGGATATCCCAGAAGACTACAGAGAAGCAAATGTTCTTGGCTGTCCAGGTCAAGGTCTACGTACCACACTACTTACTGCAGTCTCCCACAACCCTGGAATTAAAATCAACCCCAAAAAGCAGTGCAGTGAAGGAGAGAAGCCCCAAAGCAGCAGAGTTTTGGGTCACGTGGGGGAGTAAGAAAGCGAAAAGAGTCTTGGAGACTTTGGTAATGCCACAACTCCGCTGACAGCAACAGAGTGTGTGCGGGCCCAATGGGGTTTCTGTCAACCTCTTCCAAAATCCCCTAATATATTCAGAGGCTCAGCGGATTAGGCAAACATCCAAAATACAAAATTTAGACCGACAGGTGGGACAAGGCACTTGACtcgagagccaggtttcagggtGTTGCTGATCCTGCCGGCTGGCAAACCATTTGCCCATGCAAGCGAGGCACCACATCGGCCGGCAGTAACACGGCTGGCATTCTCCTTCTGACTCTTCCCGGCAGGTCTTCACGAGCTTGATGTTGGCGCTCATCTGCATACAGCCGATACAAGGCTCCAGTTCCTTCAATCAGAAGAAGTTGGAAAAGAAGTTGAAGAAgttggaaaaagaaagaaaaatgacaaAGGGCAAAAtgatcactcccttcctcaatttATTTATGTAAACTCCATTTACTTATGTATCCCTGGTCCTTAGTAATAAAAGCAAGGACAGCGAACAGGAATGTGCCAAGGGAATGTTTtcagccaattattattattatggtccttgttaagtgcttactatgtgccaagcacagttctaagtgctggggaagatacaagttaaaaaggttggacacagtccctttcccacatggggctgacagtcttaatccctattttacagatgaggtaactgaggcccagagaagttaagtgacctgccccaggtcaaacaacggacatgtggcagagctgagaagccgattatttattcattccagtTATTTCCTAGTATTTGAAAGTGCCTGATGAAAGACAAAGCCTTACTCTAAGAAACCTGAAAATATAGGACAGCATATATTTAAAGGTTACCTCAAAGCCAATTATTTACAGGGAACATGTATTTAAATCAGAAACAAAAAAAGGTCCACTTAGAATGTAaggtataattttattttttaaggtcATTCTGATTATTATGTCAATCACATTGCCCCCAGGACCGGGTGTACTTAAAATCTTGGGTATGGAATGACAGAATAGAATGAAAACTTCCGAAATGTTCCCTAGACAACATGGGGGTGTCTAAGGAAGGGCTGACTCTTGAAGCTCCCCATTTATTGCTTCTTTGAATTTTTTTTGACATTGGAAGTGAATAATTCAAAGAAAACCTCATCCTAGAAGTTGCGAATTTCTTAAAAGCAGAGTTAATGTCTATTTTGTTCCTTGTATTTTTCCTCACTGTCTCAAACAGtgcactgaaagctcactgtgggcagggaacttatctaccaactctgtggggctgtactctcccaagcatttagcacagtgctctgcacacagtaagcgctcaataaataccactgatgactgcACACAAATTGCACTCAAAACAAAAGAAGAGCAGAAACTGGATGATTTGCAAGTCTTTTTCAGTGAGGATTACCTGAGCCAAATCACAGAGTCATAGTATCCTACAGCTTGGAAGGGGTACAAAAGATTATTTAGTCAAAGACCCCACTTCCAAGCACGTAAATAACAATGCCATAATACCGTTTTTTTCTTAGTTTTCTAGGAATGGAGAGTTCACAACTTCCCTTGGTAGCCCGATCCAGAACTTTAGTACCCTGACAGTTGAGAAATTGGTCCAAATATCCAGTAAAAAGTTCTAAGTCACTACTACTTCAGTGCATTGATACTCCCCTCGTATTAGGTGCTTCAGAGTGGAACAAAAGCAATCTTTGTGCGCACAATGTAggatgaattataataatgatagcatttattaagcacttactatgtgcaaagcactgttctaagtgctggggaggttacaaggggatcaggttgtcccacgggggttcacagtcttaatccccattttacagatgaagtaattgaggcacagagaagttaagtgacttgcccaacgtcacacagctagcagttggtggagccgtgtttgaacccatgacctctgactccaaagcctgtgctccttccactgagccacgctgcttctcagttgcacAACTGAATTAGCACATGCACAGCTGAAAATACACAGAACAAAACAGACATTAACTCTGCTCTTAAGAAATGTGCAACTTCCAGGATGAGTTTTTCTTTGAATTATTCACTTCGAATGTCAAAAAAAATTTGAAGCAGCAATAAACGGGGAGCTTCAAGAGTCAGCCCTTCCTTAGACACCCACCCATGGGTAGGGTGTAGGGAACATTTCAAACAACACACATGGCTAAAATCCCTTATGTTCCAACACCTAGGCCACCCAAATAGCCTGAAACTATGCAGCTTCCTGAAAAACTGTTCCAGAAGGAATAGTGTAAGCcctggtagatacaggtttatgaTAAAATCTTGGTGATTCCCCACCTGATTGCTGGGCACTGAGTATGACTGGTTTCTCTCCACCAGAGATGTAAATGTATCTAAGAATAAGTCACTGAGGCTTTGGCGGATCACAACATTAGCGGCATTGCGGATAGGAGCACGGAGCTTTTCCTTCAACTCGCCATATTCGGTAGAATTCAACCTGAATTTAAAAAAGAGATGAGAAGGTATCATTACAACCACCCAAACCTGATGACTGCACACAAAGGGaactcaaaacaaaacaagagcaGAAACTGGATGATTTGCAAGTCTTCTTCAGTGAGGATTACCTGAGTAAAAAACACTCAGGAAGGAACTGAGGAGGAAAACAAAACCACCTCATTGTTACAAAGTCACTGGAATTTATTACATGTTCGCACGCACACATTCTctaggagcttacgatctaaaaCATAAAACAAGATTGGGAACTTAAAGAGGACTAGCAGACAACTGTAGAATTAAAAATCAACTAATCCACTGCAATATAACCTTATAgtctagtagtatttattcagtgcctacaTTTGTTCACTACATTAAGTCCTAACTGTGTAACTTTTTGGGCACTTGATCTTAAGCCTTAGGACGGGGAGAGGTAAACTTTCATTCTAAACTATATTATACCCATTCATTTATAAATCTTGACATAAATCCTGGAGTGGATGATATGACCAGGGAAATGGGGTGTCTTCATTTGGTgcaggtacattcattcaatcgtatttactgagcgcttacggtgtgcaaagcactgtgtcagAAGAGTACCACCAATCTCAAGTCATATTTTTCTTCAGAATGCTGAGTTGTGGATATTTTCACCTTGTGGTTCGGCACAATGACCTAAACTAatggtaacgataataataataatagactatttctgctactactactaataatactaataataactgtacttgttaagctcgTACTCTGTGGCAAACACtgaacaaagcgctggggtacttacaagagaaccaagtcccacacagggctcacagtctaagtagaaagcattgaatccctattttacagatgaggtaactgaggcccagtgaagtgatgtgacttgcccaaaggcccacagcagacaagtagtggagctggaattagaacccacgtcctttgactcccaagcctgtgctctttccactaggccccgctgcttctcaaggctttgTTTAGGGTATGAGGGCATCTTCTCTGgtgccctcttagactgtaagcttgctgtggacagggaatgtgtctgtttcttgtgggattgtactctcccaagcgcttagtacagtgctctgcacacaataagcgctcgataaataccactgagtgaacgaATGGGTTGCAGCAACTCCAGCTTGGGTGTCCCAGCTTCCTAGTCCCACAGGaaaaccatctgtaaaatggggattgactgtgagccccacatgggacaacctgatcacgttatatccccccgcttagaacagtgttttgcacatagtaagcgcttaacaaatgccatcattattattattattattccagccattaaaaacaaatcatTGGGTGCATTTGTGTGGGCACCAGTTAGGGTTGTCATCGGAGGAAAATACAGTTTtaaccctgtctacatgtttttgcctatctacatgttttcacccatctacatgtttcggtttgttgtctgtctcccccatctagactgtgagcccgttgttgggtagggactgtctctatatgttttatatatatctttatatgtatatatgtttgtacatatttattactctattttacttgtacctctctattctatttattttattttgttagtatgtttggttttgttctctgtctcccccttctagactgtgagcccactattgggtagggactgtctctatatgctgccagtttgtacttcccaagtgcttagtacagtgctctgcacacagtaagcgctcaataaatacgactgattgattgattgattgcagccaaAACAGCAAAAATGCAGCAGGGAGGGTAGGTTCATTCGCTGTGTGTCTCCCGGGTACAGAATGCTATGGAGACATTTGGGAGGGTAAAAAAGAGGTGAGAGACCATCTCAAGGGTCCTCTGACCATccttttcctttcaatcaatcgatcaatggtatttatggagcaactCCACCAtgagtctgctatgtggccttgggcagggcatttcacttctctaggccttggttccctcatatgtgaaatggggattaagactgtgagccctatgtgggacagggactttattcaacccgattatcttccatctccctcaacgcttagaacagtgtctggcacatagttagcactgaacaaataccatcatcatcatcattattattacaatagaacagagtcagtagacatgtccctacccacaacgagcttacagtctttgccttctccacctcttccttttctttctctccacatTTTCATCCCTCACCCTCTCAAAAATACCTGGACACAACTTGAAAAGTTGGCACTCCAGTGGAGAACAAGTCGAGATTTTCACAAATGACAATGATTAACCTAACTctaattctccctcctctcccgtgCCCGTGGTTTTTCTTTGGATCCCGAATGACTTCTTTTCAAGTGATGGGAGAAGAtaatcaataatgatgataataatgacgatgataataacaataaaaagatgtCCATAGGTTTCTAAAGCCGATAATTATTTTAAAaagcctccttcttagactgtgagccctatgtgggacagggactgtatccttcctgacttgtacctatcctggctcttagaacactgcttgacacaaaatGAGTGCTTAATTACCCTAACAATAATAGCAGCAGATGTGCTTCTGAAGTGACCACACGCAAAGCCCATTTAATATGTACTACTGAATCAAACCAGACTGTAGGACTGGGACATATATTACCGTCTCGCGGTGGGCAGAGAAAGtaactaccaattctgtcatactgtactctcccaaacgcttagtacattgctctgcaaacagtaaacatttaataaataccactgatttactgattttgAAATTCTCACGGTAGAGGTATCCCGAGTAGTACTTCTCGGTGAGCGTTAAAATTAGGAGAAAAACTGTGTACTTCAAGCCTCAACTATTGGATTTCAAAACCTCTCTTGGCAACAACTCTGAACCCAACCCTCGCCCATTTTCAGCCCACGTCCCACCACTTCACGGTATATTGTGGCCGAAACCTAGATGGGCACTAAGGATGACGGAGATTTGAATTCAGACCCCATCCGAAGGATCTAAAAGTGAAGTTACGTTCTTAATGTTTTTTAGGTTAGATTGACCCCTTATTCAAGAATTGACCACTCTCATTTCCCATCCAAACTTAAAATTAATTAAGGGCTGCTGGAGAGGCAACGGCTAAAGCAAGGAAGAAGGCAAATACTGTTCAGAACCCAAAaaataatcatcgtcatcatcataataaaaatggtatttgttaagcacttagtatgagctgggcactgttctaagcactggggtagattccagataatcgggttgaacgcagtccccagccctcataggactcagtcttactccccattttacagatgaggtaacaggcaaagcagcatggctcagtggaaagagcacgggctttggagtcagtggtcctgggttcaaaccccggctctgccaattgtaagctgtgtgactttgggcaagtcacttaacttctctgtgcctcagttacctcatctgtaaaatggggattgactgtgagcccccatgggacaacctggtcaccctgtagcctccccagtgcttagaacagtgcttttcacacagtaagcgcttaacaaatgccatcattattattattattattattattaaggggctcacagtcccagtaggaggaaggacagttactgaatcccggtttcacagatgaggcaaccgaggcatggaaaagttaagtgattcagcggagccaggattaaaacccagggcctctggcacccatgtctgtgctcttcccactgggccacactgcttccaccttCCCATCCATTTCCATAGGAGTCGACACCTAATTTGTCTCCCAGGTTCCCCGAGCGTTTTCCATCAAACGTGACTGGCTCAAGTTCCCGAGGGCAGCGGCGATAAACTGAAACGCCACCCGGCGCGAAGAGGAGTCCGTATTTACCGGATATCAAATGCTTTCACGTAGGGATGAACGCTGGCCACGCTGATGGTGAGAAACTGTACCGGCAAACTGGAATCCGGCGAGAGCTCGTGCTGCCGAGAATCCGTTACGGTCAGGTGAATGTCCTGCTGCTGAGCAACGTGTACCCGATACGCCGTCACCTTCATCACCCACGTGTCCGTCACGATCACCCTGGCTCCGGGCGGCCCCGTGGCAAACTTGTCGATCCGCCGGAATTCCGTATCGATGGAAGACGCCACCGCCTGCCAGCCGGTCGGCGGGAGGGCGAAGAGGGCTAAGGTCCTGGCTAGTGGGTGGTTAGCCCACCCGTTCCTCGACCAGTAATAGGCCAAGGTGCCGGCGATCGTGGGAAGAGCCACGGCAAGCGCCAGGAACATTCTCCAGCCGTCCGACAGCAGGCTGACGTGGTAGAGTTTCCTTTCTGGGGCCGCAAAGCACATTCCGATGTAATACCCTGCAAGGAAGTAGATTtcagtcttagagagggcagaaCGGTGAATTCCGACTTCTGGTGATTTTGCCTGCGGGTGAGGGCATCGCTTGAAGTGGCTGCTCTCCAGCAGTCCTAAAGGTCTTTGTCATTCCAAGAGAATTCCTTTGGATAGGCACGGGACGCGCTGACACTTCAGACTTTCCTCAGAAAAGGATTATCATCTCCGTTATTCCTAAACACTCTATTCTCCGAGCATCATTAGACACACAGCAGCAGAACAGGGCAGTTTTAGTAAATCTATATAGTATAGcaaatatatgtctatatatttaatatagtatagtaatatatattatgtattaccCTACTCTAGCACTAGATAGGCATATTTTATACCTATAGATaggtatattataaatatattatattataaatatattactATAGTAAACCAAttaacaatcaattaataataataatggcatttattaagcgcttactatgtgcaaagcactgttctaagcgctggggaggttacaaggtgatcaggttgtcccacagggggctcacagtcctaatccccattttaaagatgaggtaactgaggcccagagaagtgaagtaacttgcccaaagtcacacagctgacaattggcggagcaggaatttgaacccatgacctctgactccaaagcccgggctctttacactgagccacgctgcttctattcaatTCAATCAGCCTTCTTCATTCCTTTAACTATGGTTCATTGATCAATTTCTCTCCTACTATATGGCAAGTTTCTTGAGGATGGGGTTCTTGTCCTTTACCTCTTTTGTGTACAACCCAAACCCCTGGTATAACACtcggctcagtaaatacagttgacaatGTAGAAAAACGCCCTTGGCTCTCCCACCCGGGACCTCAGTTCTGAACAATGGCAGACAGTTGCATTTGATTCCTCTgacccactctcccccaccttcaaaactctcctaaaaccccatttcctccaagaggccttcaccgactaagctttcatttcgcCTACCCACCATCTCATCTTACGTCAGCTTTGCCCCTGGCTGTTTCCCCTTATGCCCTTtgatcctcaccccagccccacggcacttcttattcatatactctactatttcccctaactgtaatgtctttatttattccccctcaAAACCCTGCCAGACTGGCCACGGGGCCTGGGAAAATTAGGGTGGACGAATGTGTCGGGAAAAAAAGAGGGTGTCTGAGCTGGAGCTCTCCTTACCCACAAAagatgagggagagagcaaggtccCAGAAATGTGATGGCAATAAAGTATGCTGAACTTTAGGAcaggattaaatcaatcaatcgtatttattgagcgcttactgtgtgcagagcactgtactaagcgcttgggaagtacaagctggcaacatatagagacagtccctaccaaacagtgggctcacagtctagaagggggaggcagagaacaaaaccaaacatactaacacaataaaataaacagaatagataggtacaagtaaaataaataaataaataacgtaagaaatatgtacaaacatatatacaggtgcagtggggaagggaaggagg
This window encodes:
- the TMEM129 gene encoding E3 ubiquitin-protein ligase TM129 — its product is MERAEVRFSLAYVSLSVLVVCPPSEAQGLGLTVQRLLAAWLGSEHRHFVRYHCRRTAATGLLHALLPLGYYIGMCFAAPERKLYHVSLLSDGWRMFLALAVALPTIAGTLAYYWSRNGWANHPLARTLALFALPPTGWQAVASSIDTEFRRIDKFATGPPGARVIVTDTWVMKVTAYRVHVAQQQDIHLTVTDSRQHELSPDSSLPVQFLTISVASVHPYVKAFDIRLNSTEYGELKEKLRAPIRNAANVVIRQSLSDLFLDTFTSLVERNQSYSVPSNQELEPCIGCMQMSANIKLVKTCREESEGECQPCYCRPMWCLACMGKWFASRQDQQHPETWLSSQVPCPTCRSKFCILDVCLIR